One part of the Anaerolineales bacterium genome encodes these proteins:
- a CDS encoding AMP-binding protein, which produces MPEDFASGPIVWRPSADYIDNARLTAFMRAHNIASFDELMQRSTADVAWFTDAVFKFLHIQLYKPYSNVVDLSKGIAWPQWCIDGQMNIVHNCLDKYIDTPHASQPALVWEGEDGASRTLSYAELNAQVCQAANALRSLGIGKGDAVGIFMPMVPEIAVALLAIAKVGGIILPLFSGYGVDAVVSRLADGGAKALFTADGFPRRGKPVEMKSTADAAAAQLPDLQHIIVLDHAKLPVPFQQGRDHWWHELVSTQAAQSPTEITSAEDPLMIIYTSGTTGRPKGAVHTHCGFPVKAAQDMAFGTDVRPGHLIYWMTDMGWMMGPWLVFGSLLLGATFFLYDGAPDFPQPDRTWAQVARHHITTLGVSPTLVRTLMPLGDQLPKAHDLASLRFFASTGEPWNPDPWLWLFNVVGEGKRPIINYSGGTEISGGIVMGNPILPLKATAFAGPCPGIAADVYDEHGNSVTGQVGELVIKAPWIGMTRGFWQDPQRYEETYWSRWPGVWVHGDWAARDEDGQWYILGRSDDTIKIAGKRLGPAEVESVLVAHAAVVEAAAIAVPDELKGSALVVFCVLAPQAAAGDDALATELRSLLAAALGKPLAPKAVHFVPDLPKTRNAKVMRRMVRAAYLGLDAGDTSSLVNPDAVEHIRKVQR; this is translated from the coding sequence ATGCCAGAAGACTTCGCCTCAGGCCCCATTGTCTGGCGGCCCAGCGCAGACTATATAGACAATGCCCGCCTGACCGCGTTCATGCGCGCCCACAACATCGCCAGCTTTGATGAGCTCATGCAGCGCTCCACTGCCGATGTGGCCTGGTTCACCGATGCAGTCTTCAAATTCCTCCACATTCAGCTCTACAAGCCCTATAGCAACGTCGTAGACCTTAGCAAGGGCATCGCCTGGCCGCAGTGGTGTATCGACGGCCAGATGAACATCGTCCATAACTGCCTCGATAAGTACATTGATACGCCGCATGCCAGCCAACCCGCCCTGGTCTGGGAGGGCGAAGACGGCGCGTCACGCACGCTCAGCTACGCTGAACTGAACGCCCAGGTCTGCCAGGCCGCCAATGCCCTGCGTTCGCTGGGCATTGGCAAAGGCGATGCCGTCGGCATCTTCATGCCCATGGTGCCCGAGATCGCCGTGGCCTTGCTGGCCATTGCCAAAGTGGGCGGCATCATCCTGCCGCTCTTCTCCGGCTACGGCGTCGACGCGGTGGTCAGCCGCCTGGCGGACGGCGGCGCCAAGGCGCTCTTCACCGCCGATGGCTTCCCGCGCCGCGGCAAACCGGTCGAGATGAAATCCACAGCCGATGCGGCCGCCGCTCAGTTGCCCGATCTGCAGCACATCATCGTGCTCGATCATGCCAAGCTGCCCGTGCCGTTCCAACAGGGGCGTGACCATTGGTGGCATGAACTGGTCAGTACCCAGGCCGCCCAGTCGCCCACCGAGATCACCAGTGCGGAAGACCCGCTGATGATCATCTACACCTCCGGTACCACCGGGCGACCCAAGGGCGCCGTGCATACCCATTGCGGCTTTCCGGTCAAGGCCGCCCAGGATATGGCCTTCGGCACCGATGTACGCCCGGGCCACCTCATCTACTGGATGACCGATATGGGCTGGATGATGGGTCCCTGGCTGGTCTTTGGCAGCCTGTTGTTGGGTGCAACCTTCTTTCTATACGATGGCGCGCCTGACTTCCCGCAGCCTGACCGCACCTGGGCCCAGGTGGCCCGCCACCACATCACCACCCTGGGCGTTTCGCCCACCCTGGTGCGCACGCTCATGCCCCTCGGCGACCAGCTGCCCAAAGCGCACGATCTTGCCAGCCTGCGCTTCTTCGCTTCCACGGGCGAGCCGTGGAACCCTGACCCATGGCTGTGGCTTTTCAACGTAGTGGGCGAGGGCAAGCGGCCCATCATCAATTATTCCGGCGGCACCGAGATCTCCGGCGGCATCGTGATGGGCAATCCCATCCTGCCCCTCAAAGCCACCGCCTTTGCCGGCCCGTGCCCGGGCATCGCCGCAGATGTCTACGACGAACATGGCAACTCGGTCACCGGCCAGGTGGGCGAGCTGGTCATCAAAGCGCCGTGGATCGGCATGACCCGCGGCTTCTGGCAAGACCCGCAGCGTTATGAAGAAACCTATTGGTCACGCTGGCCCGGCGTATGGGTGCATGGCGACTGGGCCGCTCGCGATGAAGACGGCCAGTGGTACATCCTCGGCCGCTCGGATGACACGATCAAGATCGCCGGCAAGCGCCTCGGCCCGGCCGAGGTCGAGTCGGTGTTGGTGGCGCACGCCGCCGTCGTCGAAGCCGCCGCCATCGCCGTGCCGGATGAGCTCAAGGGCAGCGCCCTGGTCGTCTTCTGCGTGCTGGCGCCGCAGGCGGCCGCCGGCGATGACGCCCTCGCCACCGAGCTGCGCTCGCTGCTGGCCGCCGCCCTCGGCAAGCCGCTGGCGCCCAAGGCCGTCCACTTCGTGCCCGACCTGCCCAAGACCCGCAACGCCAAGGTGATGCGCCGTATGGTGCGTGCCGCCTACCTTGGCTTGGATGCCGGCGACACGTCTTCCCTGGTTAATCCAGACGCGGTGGAGCATATTCGCAAGGTACAGCGTTAA
- a CDS encoding SET domain-containing protein-lysine N-methyltransferase, with protein MTNQYMEVRKSPIHRYGGFALKKIRKGTRIIEYQGERISPKEADERYANAGPKSIVVLFNVDKKTTIDAGVNGNDARFINHSCDPNCEAVDDKGRIYIEATRTIQKGEEFFYDYNLTRSKDDAPDVDKLYLCRCGADNCRGSMLEPRKTKPKATKRKK; from the coding sequence ATGACCAATCAGTATATGGAAGTGCGCAAGTCGCCCATCCACCGCTATGGCGGTTTTGCGCTGAAGAAGATCCGCAAAGGCACGCGCATCATTGAGTATCAGGGCGAACGTATCAGCCCCAAAGAAGCCGATGAGCGTTACGCCAACGCCGGCCCCAAGAGCATTGTGGTGCTCTTCAACGTGGACAAAAAGACCACCATTGACGCCGGCGTCAATGGCAACGATGCCCGCTTCATCAACCACTCCTGCGATCCTAACTGCGAGGCGGTGGATGACAAGGGCCGCATCTATATCGAAGCCACCCGCACCATTCAGAAGGGCGAGGAGTTCTTCTACGATTACAACCTGACCCGCAGCAAGGATGATGCCCCGGATGTGGACAAGCTCTACCTGTGCCGCTGCGGCGCAGACAACTGCCGCGGTAGCATGCTGGAGCCGCGCAAGACCAAGCCGAAAGCAACCAAGCGCAAGAAATAA
- a CDS encoding FAD-binding oxidoreductase codes for MAFDPQTLAGKFSGEIILPGADGYAAAANTYGGPGAPAAVLQPRTPQDVATALAAARSQGLQVSVRGGGHNTAGVSTNRGGVVISLRNLNSIEVLDAASGAVRIGAGAVWGDVAAVLGQHGLAISSGDTRTVGVGGLTLGGGIGWMVRKFGLALDHLVGVELVTADGQLLRASKDKNAELFWGIRGAGANFGVITSFDFIAQPVGKITFATINYPQDNLPALLRGWRDAVRDSSEDLTTSLTLMPAFAPGMQPAAMILACFAGPAAEAEPHLAPLLSLGTPAAVDIKEVAYAEVLEEAHPPEGMIITVRNTFFKTLSDEVVDAILAQHSLPGMRVFQLRHMSGAVQRVPADETAYSLRDSEIMMFMGSFFPGDTPQVEVAAQMSHWASVAALGQGSYINFLHTATAEDVASIYPPATLQRLARLKQQYDPDNVFSSNYNIPPSG; via the coding sequence ATGGCCTTCGACCCCCAAACCCTTGCAGGCAAGTTCAGCGGCGAGATCATTCTCCCCGGCGCTGACGGCTATGCCGCTGCCGCCAACACCTACGGCGGCCCGGGCGCGCCTGCTGCCGTGTTGCAGCCGCGCACGCCGCAAGACGTAGCCACTGCCCTGGCGGCTGCCCGCAGCCAAGGGCTGCAGGTCAGCGTGCGCGGCGGCGGGCACAACACCGCCGGCGTAAGCACCAACCGCGGCGGCGTGGTCATCAGCCTGCGCAACCTGAACAGCATCGAAGTGCTCGACGCCGCCAGCGGCGCGGTGCGCATTGGCGCCGGCGCCGTATGGGGCGATGTGGCCGCCGTGCTGGGCCAGCACGGGCTGGCGATCTCATCCGGCGATACCCGCACGGTAGGGGTGGGCGGTCTCACCCTCGGCGGCGGCATCGGCTGGATGGTGCGCAAGTTTGGCCTCGCCCTCGACCATCTCGTCGGTGTCGAGCTGGTCACGGCCGATGGCCAGTTGCTGCGCGCCAGCAAAGACAAGAATGCCGAGCTGTTCTGGGGCATCCGCGGCGCTGGCGCCAACTTCGGCGTAATTACCTCATTCGACTTCATCGCCCAGCCGGTAGGCAAGATCACCTTCGCCACCATCAACTATCCGCAGGATAATTTGCCCGCGCTCTTGCGCGGTTGGCGTGATGCCGTGCGCGACTCCAGCGAGGATCTGACGACCTCGCTGACCCTCATGCCGGCCTTTGCGCCCGGCATGCAGCCCGCCGCCATGATCCTGGCCTGCTTTGCCGGCCCGGCCGCCGAGGCCGAGCCGCACCTGGCGCCGTTGCTCAGCCTGGGCACACCGGCTGCGGTGGATATCAAAGAAGTGGCCTATGCCGAAGTGCTGGAAGAGGCGCACCCGCCCGAAGGCATGATCATTACGGTACGCAATACCTTCTTCAAGACCCTGAGTGACGAAGTTGTGGATGCCATTCTGGCGCAGCACAGCCTCCCGGGCATGCGCGTCTTCCAGCTGCGCCACATGAGCGGCGCGGTGCAGCGCGTGCCGGCTGATGAGACTGCCTATAGCCTGCGTGACAGCGAGATCATGATGTTCATGGGCAGCTTCTTCCCCGGCGATACCCCGCAGGTGGAAGTGGCCGCCCAGATGAGCCATTGGGCATCAGTCGCCGCCTTGGGGCAGGGCAGCTACATCAACTTCCTCCACACCGCCACGGCGGAGGATGTTGCCTCTATT